One window of the Lysobacter sp. S4-A87 genome contains the following:
- a CDS encoding TIR domain-containing protein, whose translation MHRPPANHGEPGGTGQAHTVFLSYSRADRKAALAVVRVLENAGYHVWWDGLLEGGERFSHSTETALESARAVVVLWSKTSASSHWVHDEATRGRESGRLVPLSLDGSLPPLGFGQFQAIDVSHVLAKPDSEPMRKLLRAVAALHDGTAPTPAAPRAGMASQTRRNVLIAGGLAMVAAGTGGGIWLWRTRAPGAAPRGANDPRRIAVLPFANLSGDPEQRYFSDGLTSEIRTQLSRNELLQIAGQTSSKKAGDGQDDARTIAKALGVDFLLGGNVQKAGARVKVAAELTDGKTGLSRWANSWERPLADIFAVQSEIGTAVAGALSAEIKGPATSGKAQVGGTTNVAAFDAYLHGRALYEAGIDEESDRRALEYFDRAIALDDRYAGAHAARARALAVIGNLYADHDERVRLYDAAEAAARAATTRAPAFAEGFSALGFALASGKLDMRGAREPFERSYTLAPGDADVLARYATFRSNLRDHTRATEVIVRAATLDRLNARTFRSQGDIRYNAGDHAGAIVAFRKAIELNPTLAGVHASLGFAQLLAGANDDARASFSKERSAVRRLPGLAILAQRAGDRAAAEATLAELVAEYGDKSHYQYAQIHAQWADTAKALASLQAAWELRDGGIMLMYADPLLERLRSTAGYLAIAKAVGFT comes from the coding sequence ATGCATCGCCCGCCCGCCAACCACGGCGAACCAGGCGGCACGGGGCAGGCGCATACCGTGTTCCTCAGCTATTCCCGTGCCGATCGCAAGGCAGCGCTGGCGGTCGTACGGGTTCTGGAGAATGCGGGCTACCACGTATGGTGGGACGGTCTGCTCGAAGGCGGCGAGCGCTTCTCCCACTCAACCGAGACCGCGCTTGAGAGCGCCCGCGCCGTGGTTGTGCTGTGGTCGAAGACATCGGCGTCTTCGCATTGGGTACACGACGAGGCCACACGCGGCCGCGAGAGCGGACGACTGGTGCCTCTGTCGCTTGACGGCAGCCTGCCGCCATTGGGCTTCGGCCAGTTCCAGGCGATCGACGTGTCGCACGTCCTGGCCAAGCCGGACAGCGAGCCGATGCGAAAGCTGCTCCGTGCGGTGGCTGCATTGCACGACGGCACCGCGCCGACGCCCGCCGCTCCGCGCGCAGGCATGGCATCGCAGACCCGCCGGAACGTGCTGATCGCCGGTGGCCTGGCGATGGTCGCGGCCGGTACTGGTGGTGGCATCTGGTTGTGGCGTACGCGCGCCCCGGGTGCCGCCCCGCGTGGTGCGAACGATCCGCGCCGCATCGCGGTACTGCCGTTCGCCAACCTCAGTGGCGATCCCGAGCAGCGCTACTTCTCCGACGGCCTGACCTCGGAAATCCGCACGCAGCTCTCGCGCAACGAACTGCTGCAGATTGCCGGCCAGACCTCGTCGAAGAAGGCCGGCGATGGACAGGACGACGCGCGCACGATCGCGAAGGCGCTGGGCGTCGACTTCCTCTTGGGCGGCAACGTGCAGAAAGCCGGCGCCCGGGTAAAGGTGGCCGCCGAACTCACCGATGGCAAGACCGGCCTGAGCCGTTGGGCCAACAGTTGGGAGCGCCCGCTGGCTGACATCTTCGCGGTGCAGTCAGAGATCGGCACTGCCGTCGCCGGCGCTTTGTCGGCCGAGATCAAGGGCCCGGCGACCAGTGGCAAGGCACAGGTTGGCGGTACCACCAACGTGGCGGCGTTCGACGCCTACCTGCACGGACGCGCGCTGTACGAGGCCGGGATCGACGAGGAAAGCGATCGCCGCGCCCTGGAGTACTTCGATCGCGCAATTGCCCTCGACGATCGCTACGCGGGCGCACATGCGGCGCGCGCGCGGGCCCTTGCAGTAATCGGAAACCTCTACGCAGACCATGACGAACGCGTGCGGCTGTACGATGCCGCGGAAGCCGCCGCGCGCGCAGCGACCACGCGGGCACCTGCTTTCGCCGAAGGCTTCTCGGCGCTTGGCTTCGCGCTCGCCAGCGGCAAGCTCGACATGCGCGGTGCGCGCGAACCCTTCGAGCGCTCCTACACGCTGGCACCGGGCGATGCCGACGTGCTCGCCCGCTACGCAACGTTCCGCTCGAACCTGCGCGACCACACCCGTGCTACCGAGGTGATCGTGCGCGCGGCGACGCTTGACCGTCTCAATGCACGCACGTTCCGCTCGCAAGGCGATATCCGCTACAACGCCGGTGACCATGCCGGAGCGATCGTTGCCTTTCGCAAGGCGATCGAGTTGAACCCGACACTGGCCGGCGTCCACGCGTCGTTGGGCTTCGCGCAGTTGCTGGCGGGCGCCAACGACGATGCTCGCGCTTCGTTCTCGAAGGAACGCAGCGCGGTGCGCCGGCTGCCCGGACTGGCGATACTCGCGCAGCGCGCCGGCGACCGTGCCGCGGCGGAAGCCACACTGGCCGAACTGGTTGCCGAGTACGGCGACAAGAGCCATTACCAGTACGCGCAGATCCACGCTCAATGGGCCGACACGGCGAAGGCGCTGGCGTCGCTGCAGGCGGCGTGGGAGCTGCGCGACGGCGGGATCATGCTGATGTACGCTGATCCGCTGCTGGAACGGTTGCGCAGTACCGCCGGCTACCTCGCGATTGCGAAAGCCGTCGGCTTCACATGA
- a CDS encoding serine protease has translation MSRAALPTLLTGALSCAVLAACGDRSLPPQSTATASAPKPATRTATPENCEARRARHDQDTGGRIVGGEPAKPGSAPWQVEILSSPRYDEADRAYDAKLADGDECKIYLAQRASYELAHKCGGAYIGGGWVATAAHCVDNIPGFDGREGNVLTDRRMRLGTQNLTVDDGLFTIDAVVIHGGYTKATKLDDIALARVVVDPRIAAFEAGGRLSAVALMGAGDRDFDPGEALRVTGWGWMGQRNEDDKVTRLDSAQRLQHNPAELQQLTLNYLPDSQCAKEYGEFYGPGALCAGTLAADGSIEVGKDSCQGDSGGPLTREEDGGKRSLVGVVSGGKGCGAGKPAVYTRVSHYADWITAAKAAAKSGEVVRVPPPGGAAASR, from the coding sequence CCACATTGTTGACCGGCGCGCTGTCGTGCGCCGTGCTTGCCGCTTGCGGCGATCGCTCACTGCCACCCCAGTCCACCGCCACCGCCAGCGCGCCGAAGCCGGCCACGCGCACCGCAACGCCCGAGAATTGCGAAGCGCGCCGCGCACGCCATGACCAGGACACCGGTGGCCGCATCGTTGGTGGCGAGCCGGCAAAGCCCGGTTCCGCGCCGTGGCAGGTGGAAATCCTGTCCTCGCCGCGCTATGACGAGGCCGACCGCGCCTATGACGCGAAACTTGCCGACGGCGATGAATGCAAGATCTATCTCGCGCAACGCGCGTCCTACGAGCTCGCGCACAAGTGCGGAGGCGCCTACATCGGCGGCGGCTGGGTGGCCACTGCCGCGCACTGCGTGGACAACATCCCCGGCTTCGATGGCCGTGAAGGCAATGTACTGACCGACCGCCGCATGCGACTTGGCACCCAGAACCTGACTGTCGACGACGGCCTGTTCACCATCGACGCGGTGGTGATCCACGGTGGTTACACGAAGGCAACGAAGCTCGACGACATCGCGCTGGCGCGGGTGGTGGTCGACCCCCGCATCGCCGCGTTCGAGGCGGGCGGTCGGCTGTCAGCGGTGGCGCTGATGGGCGCGGGCGACCGCGACTTCGATCCCGGCGAGGCGCTGCGCGTCACCGGCTGGGGGTGGATGGGGCAGCGCAACGAGGACGACAAGGTCACCCGCCTGGACAGCGCACAGCGCCTGCAGCACAACCCTGCCGAGCTGCAGCAACTGACACTGAACTACCTGCCCGATTCGCAGTGCGCGAAGGAGTACGGCGAGTTCTACGGTCCCGGCGCGCTGTGTGCGGGCACGCTGGCGGCGGACGGCAGCATCGAGGTCGGCAAGGACAGCTGCCAGGGCGACAGCGGTGGGCCGCTGACCCGCGAAGAAGATGGCGGCAAGCGCAGCCTGGTCGGCGTCGTCTCGGGCGGCAAGGGCTGCGGCGCGGGCAAGCCGGCGGTGTACACGCGGGTGTCGCACTACGCCGACTGGATCACCGCCGCGAAGGCGGCGGCGAAGTCCGGCGAGGTGGTGCGGGTGCCGCCGCCAGGCGGCGCGGCCGCTTCGCGCTGA